AGTATCACAAGTTTGAATCGGGTCAACCTCTGGAACGTGGCAAATCTGCGGGTACTCAATCTTGTGTTCATTTAAAATATCTAAAATTGTGGCCCCTGCTCGTGCTTGAATTTCTGTTCCGTCTACACGGACACTGATCGACTTAACGTCCATCATATTCATATTCCCCTCCATCTTTCTTTCAAGAAGTCAAAAAAAGCCATGTATAGATACACCTGCCCTTAATGCTAAGAAGGTGTAAACACACATGGCGGAATAGTTCACTAGCAAGTCTTACTAACAGACCAATCCTTGATTTTTATAAACCGATAGACTCATAACAAGATCCTATTACAAATCCATCAACACTGCTTTTATTATAAAGTGATATTTATTATAATACAATATAGCAGGAAAATTTTAACCAAGTGAAATGTCCTGAGGGGAACCGGGAAAAGCCTTACGAGGCAATATCGGAAGGGGTAATCAGCGTGTCTAAAAAAATTCATGAGTTCAATGATATTATTCGAAAACTTCGCAAAGAATTGTTCGGCAAAGGGCCTGAACGGATACATACTGTATTTGTGGAAAACATGGCGGTCTCAACACTGTACGGAAATCTGAGTGCAAGCGAGCAGTTTATCGCCCGCACACCTGAAGGCAGAGAAATGGTGCATGCGGCCCGGACAAGCCTGATTCAAGATCTGTATTCCAAACAAACGCCGGAAGGAATGGAGGAGCTGATCGGGGCTAAGCTAGTCCATTTGTTTTCTGATATAAAAATTGAGGAAAATATCGCTGTATCTGTGTTTGTCTTTGATCAAAAAATAGATGATCAAAAAGAAGCGGTGCAAAGCTAGCACATTTGTCGTTGACACATTTTTGTCACATTTGATATGATGTGGCTACAGTTATAGAAGGCAAAAACAATGGAATGTATGCACGAACTGTATATATTCTCTTTCAATATCTCAATTCTGCTTGATATTGTTGTATGGGTATGCATACAAGTTAGGCAGCATTCGAACGCCTGGTTGACAGGTTATTTGAGTGCTGCCTTTTTTTATTGCCTTTCTGCCATAACTGAGAAAAGAAGAAATAATGGAGGGTTTTAGTATGGGTTTTCGGAAACCGGATGAAATAGCGGATGCAGCAATTGAAGCAGGGGCGAAAAAAGTAAAGCTCCCGCTGCCGTCTCTGCTTGTATTGGGGTTTTTAGGCGGCGCATTTATCGCGCTCGGGTACTTGCTTGATATCAGGGTAATCGGTGATTTGCCGAAAGAATGGGGAAGCCTGTCCAGCCTTATCGGAGCTGCGGTATTTCCTGTCGGCCTGATCCTTGTGGTGCTCGCTGGCGCTGAATTGATAACAGGGAATATGATGTCCGTTGCGATGGCTTTATTTTCGAGAAAAATATCACTAAAAGAATTGGCGGTTAACTGGGGAATCATCACGATTATGAACTTAATCGGCGCCTTGTTTGTTGCTTACTTTTTCGGGCATTTGGTTGGGCTGACTGAAACAGGCCCTTATTTAGAAAAAACAATCGCTATTGCGCAAGGAAAGCTCGATATGAGCTTCGGCAAGGTTCTCATATCCGGCATCGGATGTAACTGGCTTGTATGTCTCGCAGTGTGGCTTTCTTTCGGGGCACAAGATGGAGCAGGAAAAATCCTTGGCATTTGGTTCCCTATTATGGCTTTTGTGGCAATCGGATTTCAGCACGTTGTCGCCAATATGTTTGTGATTCCAGCAGCCATTTTTGCAGGCTCGTTCACGTGGGGGCAGTTTATCGGAAACATCATTCCGGCTTTTATCGGCAATGTCATCGGCGGAGCCGTGTTTGTCGGTCTCATTTATTTTATTGGATATCACAAGAAAGACCGCTCCAGAAAAGAAATGAAGCAGGTCTCATAAAAAAGGGGCAAATCCACTTGATGAATCGCACAATTTCCGTCCATTTTTAGAAAAAGATGTTTACAAAATGGAATTTGGTGGATATACTTACAAAGGAAGAAAAAAGCAAAGGAGGCTGAACAAAATGACAATGAGACAGCGACGTCAACCTGTACGTGATACACAAGGAAAAGTTCATGGTTCATTCAGCCTGTGGAAGAGTTCGTGTCCTTCCTTAACCGATGCTTATCGCACGCATTAAATTCGGAATAGACGGACATACGCAACTCCCCGCAGGCAGTAGAGGCATTGGTGTCTTCTTTTGTCTGCGGTTTTTATTTGCCCGCGGCAGAAGGAATGATGCCGGGGGTTATTTCGCTTGAAGCGGATTTGAAAGGGGGTGAGCGATATGACGATTAACCTATTCTTTTTAACGTTAACGATTAACAAACGGTTTAAAAGCCCGGAAGAATTCGAACGAGAACAGCAGATTGAGCAGATCTACGGTGAAATGAAAGAGTCTCAGTTAAAGCATCTTTATTTAACAAACTGGCGCTAAAAGCAATGAAAAACTGAAGGGGGAGATGACAAATGCTTAGAATGGAATTATTGATGCATTATACAATGGAGAAGGACCAAGTTTAGCGAAACAGCTGTCAAGAAAATGCCGGCCTGCATATGATAAATCAACGTTACGGTAAGGCAGGTGATGGCATGATGGGCGATTATCAAAAAAGGCTGCCGTCGATAGGCCATGGTTATGCGTCCATGCCGCATTCCTTCAAACATGGTTATGGAAATCCATTCCGCCAGCAGAGGCTGATGGCCATGCAGCAGCAAAGGTTGTATGTATTCCCTTATTATTGGGGCTAGAAAGAGGGCAGAAAACATGTTGTTTTCTGCTTTTTTTGCGGGAAAAAATGAAAAAGTTCAGTTCAGTTGAAACATTTTTAAACACATTGCCGTCTAGTTGATACCTTCATTCCTATTTGGAAATGAAGGGGATGTTTATTTTTAAAATATAATAAATAAACATAGGAAACCAAAAGCAGGTGTTTAAAATGCTAGAAAATAGACTCTATAAACGAACGAATCTTTTCACATTATTTTCTCGGAAATATAAGCAGGCCAAAACAATTGAGCATATGATGATTGACTTTATAGACATACAAGGAAATGACAGAATTTTAGAAATTGGAACCGGAAATGGCACTCTCTTTAAGAACATAACCGAGAAACTAGAAAAGGGAAGCCTAAAAAGCATTGACCCTTCTAAGCGAAAGGTAAGGAACATATCACGGGCGAATCGAAAGAACATGGGGACAGGGGAGATTATTCATGGCCATCCTGAGAACATTCCCTTTGATGACCGTACCTTTAATAAAGTGTTTTCGTTACATACGGTTCAGAGCTGCACTGATATGAGGCTTGCATTAAGGGAAATTTACCGTGTGCTTCAGATTGACGGCCGATTTTTCATCAATATTGATACAAATACCGGTGAAAAAGAGAAAAAGTATATTCAATTGCTGAAAGACCAGCATTTCAGGGATCTTTCTGTCATTAGGCGTGATTCCTGCCTTTGCATTGTGGCTGTTAAATAAAATCATTTCTCGGGAAATATATCCAGATCCTTCATTTTGGGATTTGGGTATATTTTCTTAATTTTTTATTTTTTGCATATACTTTATATTAAAAAAAGTTTTTTTCTTATAAACTGATAACATAAGAAAGAGTAAAGAGGTGATATCAGCCAGATCGGACATTATGATGAACAAGCGGAATGAATATTCATTCCGCTAAAATGGGGGTTGTAAGATTACATGTTATCCGCATCCAGCAGTAAGTACGACATGATTATGAAAGCATCGGTTTCATTATTTACGGAAAGAGGATTTAACGCTACTACTATCCCTATGATAGCTGAACGGGCTCATGTGGGGACAGGAACGATCTACCGCTATTTTGACAGTAAAGAAACGCTCGTCAACGTATTGTTTCAAGAAAGCATCCAGCGCTTTATGGAAAAGCTGAAGCAAGATTTTTCGGAATTGCCTGTCAGAGAAGGCTTTCACCACGTATTTTGCTGTCTCGTTCAATTTACGAAAGAGAGTGATTATGCGCTGTTTTTTCTTGATACGAAGAAAGATGCTCACTACTTAAATGCGACAAGCAGAACCATGATAGAACATCTGACTCAAATGCTTGATGACTATTTTAATAAGGGAAAAGCGGAAGGTGTCATTCGCAGCCTGCCCTCAAACGTGTTAATTGCGATTGTGTTAGGGGCGTTTCTCAAGATATATCAGCTTGTCCAAACGGGTGATATAAAGATGGACACTGATTTAATGACTGAGTTGGAACAATGCTGCTGGGACGCCATTAAGCTTCATTCATGTACTTCATAAAAAAAGAAAGGAAGATGTTGATGAAACAGGCAAGCGCAATACCTCAGCCCAAAACATACGGACCTTTGAAAAATCTTCCGCATCTGGAAAAAGAGCAGTTATCTCAATCTTTATGGCGATTAGCTGATGAATTAGGGCCGATTTTCCGATTTGAATTTCCTGGTGTTTCCAGTGTTTTTGTATCCGGTCACAGTCTTGTGGCTGAAGTGTGTGATGAAAGCCGCTTTGACAAAAACCTTGGCAAAGGCTTGCTAAAGGTGCGAGAGTTTGGCGGAGACGGTTTATTTACAAGCTGGACGCATGAGCCGAACTGGCAAAAAGCCCACCGCATTTTGCTGCCGAGTTTCAGTCAAAAAGCGATGAAAGGCTATCATTCTATGATGCTGGATATCGCAACCCAACTGATTCAAAAATGGAGCCGCCTTAATCCCAATGAAGAAATTGATGTAGCGGATGACATGACCCGTCTGACGCTTGATACGATTGGATTATGCGGGTTTAACTATCGTTTCAACAGCTTTTACCGTGATTCTCAGCATCCGTTTATCACCAGTATGCTCCGTGCCTTAAAAGAGGCGATGAACCAATCGAAAAGACTGGGTTTGCAAGATAAGATGATGGTGAAAACGAAGCTGCAGTTCCAAAAGGATATAGAAGTCATGAACGCACTTGTCGATCGAATGATAGCGGAGCGAAAAGAGAACCCGGATGAAAACATTAAGGATCTTTTATCACTTATGCTTTATGCCAAAGATCCAGTAACAGGTGAAACGCTGGATGATGAAAACATTAGATACCAGATCATCACATTTTTGATTGCAGGCCATGAAACAACAAGCGGTTTGCTATCCTTTGCGATCTACTGTCTGCTCACACATCCGGAAAAACTGAAAAAAGCCCAAGAGGAAGCGGATCGCGTGTTAACGGATGACACGCCGGAATATAGACAAATCCAGCAGCTGACATACATTCGGATGGTTTTAAATGAAACGCTAAGACTGTATCCAACAGCTCCGGCCTTTTCACTCTACGCGAAGGACGATACTGTTCTAGGCGGAGAATATCCGATCAGCAAAGGGCAGCCCGTCACTGTTTTGATTCCGAAACTGCACAGGGATCAAAACGCTTGGGGCGAGGATGCGGAAGAGTTTCGTCCGGAACGCTTTGAAGACTCTTCACGTATTCCTCACCACGCGTATAAGCCGTTTGGAAACGGACAGCGCGCTTGTATCGGCATGCAGTTTGCTCTCCAAGAAGCGACGATGGTTCTCGGTCTTGTATTGAAGCATTTTGAATTGATAAACCATACTGGATACGAGCTGAGGATCAAAGAGGCATTAACGATTAAGCCGGATGAATTTAAAATCACGGTGAAACCGCGGAAACGAGCAGCAATCCATGTACAGAGAAAAGAACAGGCTGACATCAAAACAGAAACGAAGCCAAAAGAATCAAAACCTAAACACGGCACACCTTTGCTTGTTCTTTACGGTTCAAATTTGGGGACAGCGGAAGGAATAGCCGGTGAACTGGCTGCTTACGGCCGCCAGATGGGCTTTACAGCTGCAACCGCTCCGCTTGACGATTATATTGGCAAGCTGCCAGAACAAGGCGCAGTCGTCATCGTTACGGCTTCTTATAATGGGACGCCGCCAGATAATGCAGCCGGCTTTGTAGAGTGGCTGGAGGAGCTTGAGGAAGGGCGGTTGAAAGGTGTTTCCTATGCGGTATTCGGCTGTGGAAACCGGAGCTGGGCCAGCACGTATCAGCGGGTTCCCCGATTGATAGATGACATGATGAAAGCAAAGGGGGCAACGCGTTTAACAGCGATCGGGGAAGGCGATGCCGCCGATGATTTTGAAAGCCATCGCGAGTCTTGGGAAAATCGCTTCTGGAAGGAAACGATGGACGCATTTGATATCAACGAAATATCTCAGAAAGAAGACGGGCCTTCATTATCGATTACTTTTCTCAGTGAAGCGACAGACACGCCGCTTGCCAAAACATATGGCGCGTTTGAAGGGATTGTCTTAGAGAACCGGGAGCTCCAGACAGCAGAAAGCCCGCGTTCGACCCGCCATATTGAATTGCAAATTCCTGATGCCAAAACCTATCAAGAAGGCGATCATATCGGAATATTGCCGAAAAACAGCCGGGAGCTTGTTCAGCGGGTTCTCAGCCGATTCGGTTTGGAAGCCAATCATGTCATAAAAATGAGCGGAAGCCCCCATATGACTCATCTTCCGATGGAACGGCCGATCAAAGTGGCGGATGTATTGGCATCCTATGTGGAGCTGCAAGACCCTGCTTCAAGGCATCAGATTAGGGAACTTGCTTCTTATACAGTCTGTCCGCCGCATAAAAAAGAGCTGGAACAGCTCATTTCAGATGATGGCACTTACAAAGAGCAGGTGCTGGCAAAACGACTCACCATGCTGGATCTTTTAGAGGATTATCCTGCCTGTGAAATGCCGTTTGAACGGTTTTTAGAACTTTTGCCATCATTAAAACCAAGATATTATTCCGTCTCAAGCTCACCGAAAGCCCATTCCAATATTGTAAGCGTGACAGTAGGTGTTGTTAAGGCCTCAGCATGGAGCGGGCGAGGCGAATACAAAGGCGTCGCCTCTAATTATTTAGCAGAGTTGAATACAGGTGATGCAGCAGCCTGTTTCATCCGTACGCCGCAATCCGGATTTCAGATGCCGGACGACCCTGAAACACCTATGATTATGGTTGGGCCGGGTACAGGAATTGCGCCATTCAGGGGCTTTATTCAGGCAAGATCTGTCTTGAAGAAGGAAGGAAGCACGCTTGGCGAAGCTATTTTATACTTCGGCTGCCGGCGCCCTGATCATGACGATCTATACAGAGAAGAGCTGGATCAAGCGGAACAGGATGGTATTATCACCATCCGCCGATGCTACTCACGCGTCGAAAACGAACCAAAAGGATATGTCCAGCATCTGCTCAAACAAGATACGCAGAAATTGATAGCACTCATTGAAAAAGGGGCACACATATACGTATGCGGTGATGGATCGCAAATGGCTCCTGATGTAGAAAATACGCTGCGTCTGGTGTATGAAGCTGAAAAAGGAGCGAGCCGGGAAGAATCAGCTGAATGGCTGCAGAAGCTGCAAAACCAAAAACGATATGTGAAAGACGTTTGGACAGGAATGTAAAAAAAATCCCGCCAATCAGATTGGCGGGATTGCTTTGCATGTGAGAAAACCGGCACGATAATGAAATCTACTGAAAAGGATGTTATAGGGAGTATCGCGCCGGCCTTATTGTTCATATCGTCAAACCAGGACAAAAGTTTAGGTTTTTGGCTTATTTTTAAAATTAAATAGTCTAAAAGACTTGTTTTTGATTTTGCATTCATTTTATGGAAATTTGTTCTCGCTTATGCCTCAAGATGAGCCATCTGTTGAAGATCGATGTTTAAATTGGCTTTCCACATGTTTACGGTAATGAACGTCATGAATCAGCCGAATCGTCGGCCTGATTAACAGCAGCAAGCTCCCAATTGCAAACAGCCATATCCCTGCTGACTTGAACTGCTCATAAAAAAAGAAAAAGCTCCCGACAAGAAACAGGGCACCAATGATAAAGTCATTTACTGTATAGAGGATCTTATATCGTTTTTTGAAAAATTGCTCGTATCGTTTCAGTTCTTGTTTGATATCATTTTCTTCTTTAGGTGCCATCATTCTCCCTCCATTCAATCATTCATTACCCTAATAGAAATTGTAGATAAACATACAGTGAAAAAGGAAAGGGAGATATTTAAGTCTCCAGTCAATTCCTTCATACTTAACAGCTGGCCCAAAAGGATGCTGGTTTTATACAATGAATTCTGTAAGGTGTTCAACATGACTCAGCTTGAACATATAAAAGAAGTATTTTTTACAAAAAAAGGCTTACAAAAACTGGTTTTTATAAAAGGAGGCAGGCTGTGAATGATCTTGCAGCCGTGTGCCAGACTGACCAACCGATAAAGAAAATAATGTGTAAAAAAAGCTTGCCAAAAAAATCGACAAGCTTTATGTTGCCCTATTCCAGATAATGTTTTTTGAAATCGGAATGGATAGAAAATTTGCGGCGCAGCTGGATGAGATTTTCCCCAAAGCTTTCTTCTAAAAGCCCTCTATGCTTTTTCAGGATTTCCATGAGGTACAGATCATGAATGATCACCTCAGTAATGGGCATAACCAAACCTACATGCATCGTCCATGCAGCACGGCTGTCGTTGCCAAGGGAGACGATGCCTGCTACTACTTCTGAATCATCTCCGCTATAGACAAGCCACCTTCCGTCATACTCTTCTGTGATTTCACTGCTCATATCATGAAGGTAAACAGAAGCAAAATCAGATGTGATGTCTCCGTACGCAATAATGGTGACAATGACGCCTTGATTTGCCGCCTGTCTTAGCTCTGATTCTATCTCTTCAAAATCCTCTTTCCATATTTCTAATAGAATCCTTTTTTTGGCGGATAAGATACAAGCTTTCACCTTTTCAAGAATTTCATTGCGTCCGGTGATATTCCAGATATTTTCCCGGTCGTTTGCGGTCTGCTCGAAGTTTTCAAAGTATTTCTCAGCCTGGTCAAAATGCTCTTCCGCTTTGAGCCGACGGTTTTTAATCAGTTCCTTGGCGGGCACAGGCACATACTGAGGCGTATTTCCATGGCTTACAAAAACATCTCCTCTTAAGACAAGGCTTTCTAAGACTTCATAAATTTTAGAACGGGGCACTCCGGAATTTTTGGCGACGGCATAGCCTGTTAAAGGCGATTCCTGCAATAAAGCAAGATATGCTTTTGATTCATACTCTGTAAAATTAAGGTTTTTTAAAATGTCTAACATATTTTCCTTCATAGATCCTCCAATATAAAAGCAGTCGCTGCCTTTGTCATCGCTATTTTAACAAACGATATTGATTTATTCCAAACGCATTGATACAATTTTATGAGTAGTTACTTTCGTAGTCACTATATGGTGCAGGGATATATCAAAGGGGGAGAAGAAATGCACAGCTTACTCACATACATACCGATTGCGGCCATGAT
The Bacillus vallismortis genome window above contains:
- a CDS encoding DUF2294 domain-containing protein; its protein translation is MSKKIHEFNDIIRKLRKELFGKGPERIHTVFVENMAVSTLYGNLSASEQFIARTPEGREMVHAARTSLIQDLYSKQTPEGMEELIGAKLVHLFSDIKIEENIAVSVFVFDQKIDDQKEAVQS
- a CDS encoding formate/nitrite transporter family protein; amino-acid sequence: MGFRKPDEIADAAIEAGAKKVKLPLPSLLVLGFLGGAFIALGYLLDIRVIGDLPKEWGSLSSLIGAAVFPVGLILVVLAGAELITGNMMSVAMALFSRKISLKELAVNWGIITIMNLIGALFVAYFFGHLVGLTETGPYLEKTIAIAQGKLDMSFGKVLISGIGCNWLVCLAVWLSFGAQDGAGKILGIWFPIMAFVAIGFQHVVANMFVIPAAIFAGSFTWGQFIGNIIPAFIGNVIGGAVFVGLIYFIGYHKKDRSRKEMKQVS
- a CDS encoding YrzI family small protein; protein product: MTINLFFLTLTINKRFKSPEEFEREQQIEQIYGEMKESQLKHLYLTNWR
- a CDS encoding class I SAM-dependent methyltransferase; its protein translation is MLENRLYKRTNLFTLFSRKYKQAKTIEHMMIDFIDIQGNDRILEIGTGNGTLFKNITEKLEKGSLKSIDPSKRKVRNISRANRKNMGTGEIIHGHPENIPFDDRTFNKVFSLHTVQSCTDMRLALREIYRVLQIDGRFFINIDTNTGEKEKKYIQLLKDQHFRDLSVIRRDSCLCIVAVK
- the fatR gene encoding transcriptional regulator FatR, which translates into the protein MLSASSSKYDMIMKASVSLFTERGFNATTIPMIAERAHVGTGTIYRYFDSKETLVNVLFQESIQRFMEKLKQDFSELPVREGFHHVFCCLVQFTKESDYALFFLDTKKDAHYLNATSRTMIEHLTQMLDDYFNKGKAEGVIRSLPSNVLIAIVLGAFLKIYQLVQTGDIKMDTDLMTELEQCCWDAIKLHSCTS
- the cypB gene encoding bifunctional cytochrome P450/NADPH--P450 reductase CypB, with protein sequence MKQASAIPQPKTYGPLKNLPHLEKEQLSQSLWRLADELGPIFRFEFPGVSSVFVSGHSLVAEVCDESRFDKNLGKGLLKVREFGGDGLFTSWTHEPNWQKAHRILLPSFSQKAMKGYHSMMLDIATQLIQKWSRLNPNEEIDVADDMTRLTLDTIGLCGFNYRFNSFYRDSQHPFITSMLRALKEAMNQSKRLGLQDKMMVKTKLQFQKDIEVMNALVDRMIAERKENPDENIKDLLSLMLYAKDPVTGETLDDENIRYQIITFLIAGHETTSGLLSFAIYCLLTHPEKLKKAQEEADRVLTDDTPEYRQIQQLTYIRMVLNETLRLYPTAPAFSLYAKDDTVLGGEYPISKGQPVTVLIPKLHRDQNAWGEDAEEFRPERFEDSSRIPHHAYKPFGNGQRACIGMQFALQEATMVLGLVLKHFELINHTGYELRIKEALTIKPDEFKITVKPRKRAAIHVQRKEQADIKTETKPKESKPKHGTPLLVLYGSNLGTAEGIAGELAAYGRQMGFTAATAPLDDYIGKLPEQGAVVIVTASYNGTPPDNAAGFVEWLEELEEGRLKGVSYAVFGCGNRSWASTYQRVPRLIDDMMKAKGATRLTAIGEGDAADDFESHRESWENRFWKETMDAFDINEISQKEDGPSLSITFLSEATDTPLAKTYGAFEGIVLENRELQTAESPRSTRHIELQIPDAKTYQEGDHIGILPKNSRELVQRVLSRFGLEANHVIKMSGSPHMTHLPMERPIKVADVLASYVELQDPASRHQIRELASYTVCPPHKKELEQLISDDGTYKEQVLAKRLTMLDLLEDYPACEMPFERFLELLPSLKPRYYSVSSSPKAHSNIVSVTVGVVKASAWSGRGEYKGVASNYLAELNTGDAAACFIRTPQSGFQMPDDPETPMIMVGPGTGIAPFRGFIQARSVLKKEGSTLGEAILYFGCRRPDHDDLYREELDQAEQDGIITIRRCYSRVENEPKGYVQHLLKQDTQKLIALIEKGAHIYVCGDGSQMAPDVENTLRLVYEAEKGASREESAEWLQKLQNQKRYVKDVWTGM
- a CDS encoding YrhK family protein; the protein is MAPKEENDIKQELKRYEQFFKKRYKILYTVNDFIIGALFLVGSFFFFYEQFKSAGIWLFAIGSLLLLIRPTIRLIHDVHYRKHVESQFKHRSSTDGSS
- a CDS encoding TrmB family transcriptional regulator, with the protein product MKENMLDILKNLNFTEYESKAYLALLQESPLTGYAVAKNSGVPRSKIYEVLESLVLRGDVFVSHGNTPQYVPVPAKELIKNRRLKAEEHFDQAEKYFENFEQTANDRENIWNITGRNEILEKVKACILSAKKRILLEIWKEDFEEIESELRQAANQGVIVTIIAYGDITSDFASVYLHDMSSEITEEYDGRWLVYSGDDSEVVAGIVSLGNDSRAAWTMHVGLVMPITEVIIHDLYLMEILKKHRGLLEESFGENLIQLRRKFSIHSDFKKHYLE